In the genome of Luteitalea pratensis, the window TCTCAGGTCTCAGGTCTCAGGACGGAGGCCGGGCGTCAAGCGTTAACGGACGTGGCAAGAGCCCTGTAATGCCGCGATGCCGCGAATGCCGCCAATGCTGGGAATGGCAAGCGCCGACCGCAGCCCCGCGGCGATGCGGATGTAGCCGTCGACCTTCAGGTCCACGGACGGTGTCGTTCTGCGGTGTAGCCGTCGACCTCGGTCGACCGACGACGGCGGGGAGACCGGCGTCGCTACCCTACGCTCGCGGCGCGCGTAGGGTCTTGACGAACTGCGTGAGCAGGTCCTGGTCGAAGTGCGAGGCGAGGTGGGTGGACATCAGGTGCAGCGCATCCACCGGCTTCATCGCGCGCTGGTAGCTGCGATCGCTGGTCATCGCGTCGTACACGTCCGCGATGGCCGCGACGCGCCCGAACAGGTGGATGTGTTGCGGTTCGAGCGCACGCGGATAGCCGTGGCCGCTGAGGCGTTCGTGGTGCTGCGAGACGGCCACCATGCCGAGCGATCCCATGCGTCCATCGGCCTGGAGGATGTGCTCGCCGCGGACCACGTGCGTGCGCATCAAGGCCATCTCCTCCTCGGTATATGCGCCGGGCTTCACGATCAACTCGCGGGGTAGTTCGCTCTTGCCGATGTCGTGCAGCAGGCCACCGAGCGCGAGGTCGCGGAGATCGCTCGCGTTGCGAACGCCGGCGGCATGCGCAAGACCGGTGGCGAAGATGCTGACGTTCATCGAGTGCCGGACGGTGTCGTAGTCGCGCGCCATCAGCGCCGCCATGTGGCCGAGCGCTTCCTTCTCCTTGACGATGAGCGCGACGGTCTGCTGCGCGACGCGCCTCGTGCGCGGCACGGCCTCGGTGTGACGCGGGTCGATCATCACGGCCTCGAGCGTCGTCTGCGCGGCCGACTGCAGTAACTCGACCTTCCGAGGAGTGGCGATCTGCGGGTTCGCGAGCAGGGTCTCGAGGTGGCGCTCCACATAGTGCTCGTAGCGCCGGCGCTCGTCGCCCTTCAGCCAGAGCGTCTGGACGTTGTTGGCGAGCAACCGGGCGTGGTGAGCGGTCGTGAACTCCAGGTCCGGACCGCGGAACAGGACGAAGTGCCCCGGCGATGTCTGGAGGTGCAGGTGGAAATCGACGACCGAGTCTATGACCAGGCCATCGAGATGCACGGGGATGTAGATCGGACGCACGTGACCGAACGCCGCCCGGACCGACCCCTCGGGCGTCTCGGGCACTGACAGCACGGCGCGTGCGGGGCTCGCCACGGCGGGGAGAGTGCAAGACGCGGGCCGATACGGTCGAGTTGCGTTGCGGGCCAAACGCGTGATCACGTAGAACTCCCTCAACACCACCGTCCCGGCGTCGGACAGAAACGTAACTGCCGTGCCAGCAGACC includes:
- a CDS encoding HD-GYP domain-containing protein, yielding MASPARAVLSVPETPEGSVRAAFGHVRPIYIPVHLDGLVIDSVVDFHLHLQTSPGHFVLFRGPDLEFTTAHHARLLANNVQTLWLKGDERRRYEHYVERHLETLLANPQIATPRKVELLQSAAQTTLEAVMIDPRHTEAVPRTRRVAQQTVALIVKEKEALGHMAALMARDYDTVRHSMNVSIFATGLAHAAGVRNASDLRDLALGGLLHDIGKSELPRELIVKPGAYTEEEMALMRTHVVRGEHILQADGRMGSLGMVAVSQHHERLSGHGYPRALEPQHIHLFGRVAAIADVYDAMTSDRSYQRAMKPVDALHLMSTHLASHFDQDLLTQFVKTLRAPRA